Below is a window of Podospora pseudocomata strain CBS 415.72m chromosome 1 map unlocalized CBS415.72m_1.2, whole genome shotgun sequence DNA.
GCCATTGCCGCGATATTGGGTACTGGCGGATTGtatgtcttcttcttcgctgACAGCACAGGAATGCTAACAGTAAGAacagtgttgttgggatAAGCATATTTCGCGTTGTAGTGGTGTCACAGGGGTGGGACAAGTACGACTTTACCTATCGATTTGCCATCAACTACATATGGAGGTAGGTTTCTGGAAGCCCCTGTCGCCGTTGTGAGAGGCCTAACACAAGCTCTGACACAGCGTCATCGAGACAAATGTGGCCATTATTTGTGCCTGTGCCCCTACACTACGGGCGTTGGTCGGCCGTTATGTGCCGTCATTGCTCCAATTTAGTGCACGCCGCGATCCACTGGCGCTGTACACCATCCCCGTATCACACGTTGCCGCTGCGCAACGACCACGACCGGCCCCACGaagccaagatgatgaactcGAAAGATCATCCAATCATGAGAACTACGTTAGTGGTTCCTCAGCACAACTCACATCAAATTTCGGAAGTAAACTGTTTGGACCAGCCTCAGATCGAGCCTCGAGTAGAGGAAAGTCGGATCACACGGCCTCGTAGCGAAAAAGACAAACTTGGAGAACACAGAGATGGGGATAATGACTGGCGTCGAGGCGTTACATGACCGGTATACCGACGGCTGAAGCGATGCGGACTTTGGATATAGGATATTTAATGACACTTggcttcctccttttcccacaACAATACATCGCCGCCCTGTTACAAGACACTGAATTCAGCCCCCCCCCTGGACATCTGGACATATCTAATCGCAGTCAATAGTGCCGGATAGAACCCATCAGCGATCTTTTGAATCCCGGACGAGCTGGCATGTATACCATCATACAAATCCACCTCGGCATCGAAACCAGTGAACAAGTCGACGACCCAGATCGGACTCGACGTGGTGTTTTGGCTGGCCGCCCAAGCAGGAATCGCTTTGTTCAGGTCTTTGACCTGCTCGTTCTTTTCCGCGCTCAGCCCAAGCGGGATAATCTGCGCCACCTATTTCTCGTGTCAATCCTGCAGTCTCTTGGCCGGCCAAAATTCCAACGGTACTCACGATAATTCTCATATTTGGATTCCGGCCCCTCATCTGCTCCACAAGCGTGCTATACGCCCGTAGCAAATCCTCCGTCCTCGGCTTTCCTCGCACGATATCCACTGTGCCCAAGTGCATAGTCACCACATCAGCAGGGTTCATAGCCAACCACTCGGACACTCGACCCTCATTGGCCATTTGGATGGCGGGGAAGCCGGGGTGTCCTTCGTGATCGCGGTCGAATTCGGAGTCGTCGCAGATCTCGCCTGCGCGCTCACTACCGACGAGGTCGACGGAGTCGTAGAGGTCGGGGTCattttggaggcggaggtaGATCCAGGCTCGCCAGCAGCCATAGTCGGTTATCGAGTCGCCTAGGGGCATCCATCTGACTGTTTTATGGGATTGCCTTGGCAGGGAAAGGGACAGAACACACGGAAGGAGCAGGGCGGTGATTGTCGAAGGTTTCATTGTGAACGGTGGTCGGTttgtggggttggggtggttgaagagTGGAAGAGGCGACAGGACGGCTCGGGGTGGTATAGCAATGGACTGTTTACCCGGCGGGAGATATCCGGGATCAGCAAAAAGAACTGCAATATTAATGCGGAGTACTTTGTCCGAAATGATCAACTCAAAAGTGAGAAGTCCAAAGCTGCTTTCATTACATCTTGCCTCATTTTCATATATAGTTGATTCTACATCTCCCATCCCGACCCGCCTTTTTAGTCTTGTCGTCAACCATCTACTCATAAAACACCAGGCACCTCACCTCGATACTCTCCCTGCCCGGTGTGCCTTCAGGCGTCTGGGGGTCAACAAAAGCCGTGTGTGGCGTCAGCCCGGCAACacccttcttcccaccagGCAACCGATCCCCCCAGGAGTCAAAGCACTTGATGAAAATGGCCTCCCCGGGCGTCATATCCTTGATGTAATACAACTTGTGCGACTCATTGGGCAGTACACCATATGTCTCACCCTTGACTTCATACCCCTCAAGCGAGTCGAGTGTTTCCTGGGACGGCCGGACTTCCTTGCCtctgtcgtcgtcatccccGTCGTCACGCTTGGGGTAAAGTAAGCTGACAGCCACGAAATCTTCAGGGGCAGTGGTGCGGTAGTCGATCACGGCGAGGGGAAAGTCGGTAGCGGGGTGGCGGATGGGTCTCCAGACGTTGATGAGCTGGTAGCGCTTTTGGAGAAGGGCATCGGCTTCTTCCTTGGGAGTCACATGTCGCCTGACTCTGGCCTCGGCAGCTTTGGGTGTCTGATCAACGTGGACTTGCTGGACCGGCTGGCGGGCGGCGCCGGGGTCGTGCCTGCGGATGGTGTGGTCAAAGATCTCGATGCGCTTGATCTTTTGGCCGCTGTGCTGGAGTCTTTCTCTCAGGAGGGCTTCCACCTCAGCGTAGTATTTGGTGCGGACGGTCTTGTCGTCCTCGAAATCttctggggtggtggcggattGGGAGCGGTAGACTGCGAAGCCGGCTACGTCGATGTCGGCACCAAAGGAGCCAACTTTGGAGTGGATGTCTAGGCAGTCGGAAAAGTTGGTGACGTCCTTGGTGACGGTTTTACGGCCGTAAGAGGTGTGGTCGACGTCGACTTTGGCCCATGGCGCTACACCAGCGGTGATGCTGGCTGGGTCGAGGTAGCGGAAGGTACTGCTGGTCATTTTGCGGGCTGTGACTTGTCTGAGGAGTTTTTGTGATGATATTATAGGACGAAAGGCGCGCATTAAGGGGTTGAAAGTCAGTTAATTATCTTGTCACGTCACTGAAGCCTTCTGAGATAGCGGGGTGATGGCCTCTTAAATTCCAGCGCGGGGTTGCACATGCCGGCTCCACACCCGACAATTATCGTGATTAGTAATGTGGGATGGCTGAACTGATCTGATGGATTACGTGGCTTGTTTAACAAAGCAATTCTTATCATCAATCGCTTGTCTTGGGATATCCTCTTTTCCTGGGCGTTCAATCTGTATTCTGGACGGAAGAAGGCGCACATATCAAGTCTGATGTGCCCCTGCACCAACATGGATTGACGTCATCCCCGCAATCACGCCTTATCGGAGATAAGATCCCAGCAGAGGCATAGCTTCTCCCCTCTCAGCACTCTGCACTTGGTTAGGACTGCGAAGCTTTAAAGTAATTCCAGAAGCTGAATTTATCTTCCTGCCGAAACGCTTCAAAAATAAACAATACCCTGTCCTCCCAACAAGATCatgcctccttctccagacGCCATCCCAGACAAGCAACCCATAATGACAAGGCCAATAACTACAATTTCCAATCCCAAAATCCAAAACCAAAATATGCACAAGAACCAGCCAACCGAAAACTCCAACCGCCAAATTAACTGTCAAAAATAGGCCCATAcgccaaaacccccctcatctccaacccaaacaccacctccttcgtcACCGCCGGGTTGCTAATCACGCAAACCGCCTCGGCGTCAAACTCCTTGATCAACCTCAGCACCTGCGGcagcatctcctccctcttccccttctcgcTCGTATCGATAATCACGGGGTTCTGGTCCATCCTGCTGACCAAATCCAGCGTCCTCTGCCCATATGTCTTGAGCGGACTCCTCGTCTGCCACAACACCCTCATACTAGGCCTGTTCTCATCCGCCAAAAAGGACAGGCACGGCCCGATCCCGCTGCCGGTTGTGACAACGATGATGCGGCTGAACATGCGAAAGACATAGCCGAATCCGTACGTCGGTACACCCCTCTTCCACAGCTTGGTTGGTTGAGCGACAATGGTGTCTTTGGTCCAGTCGCCCACCCGCGAGACGATGCAGCTGAACTTTGTGTTTTCCAAGGCGGTGTCCTTGACATTGTCGAAGCGGTCGGGGAAGCAAGCGAAGGAATGCCAGTCTTTGAGAGGGTGCTTGGCGACTTGGATGCCTTGACCAAACTTGACGGTGGTGTGATCAAAGTGAAGTCTGATGGCgtggggggaaaggggttcAGGAGTGACGGTTACTTTGCGGAGGAGCAACCAGGGGTGGATTGTGGCTGCTGTCAAAAGGATCAAGATCCAAAAGGccgggaggttgaggaggaattTTTCTAGGGACGGTTCTTGtgtgccgaggagggagattaCCACCCAAAAGAGGGCGAGAATTCCCCAATTGGCGAAGCGGTGGACTAGCTCGAAGACGTCGTGGTGTTTTCTCcggatggtggggtgggcCACCAcgatgatggagaggaggagggcgaagaCGGAGTAGATCAGGGCTAGGACGGCAATGCTTAtagggttggcggtggcggggttgaaTTGATAGGTGTAGGTGACCGCGAATCCGATGTACCAGATGAGGGAAGCGACGCCAGTGCCGCTGTGGACACCGCCGAGGTGAAAAATGCGGCAGGCGAGGCGTTTGATTGTTGTCGGGGCTGAACGCGGGACAGAACCAAAGATGAGGTAGAGTAGGTTGAGGACGAGCGGTTGCCGGCAGAGGCCACATACGGCGAGGTTGATGGCTGAGGCATTGACCAAGTCGAGAGGCTCGGCACCTCTGACAAGGTAGATGATCAGAGGAATGATGTTGCCGATGAAGGCGAGGGTGAATAGGCGGCGGTAGACGTTGAGGGCTGTGTACCGGATGAAGCCGAGGCGCTTTCGTAATGATTCCTCTTCTGGTGTGGTCTGGGCTTCGAGGTCTGCTTTCTCTTtcaatggggaggggagagaggagaggtctgAATCTGTTGGCGATACTGGATAGGAGAGGTCTATCCTGGTCTCGATGAtctcatccttcttccagtccttctcCCCGTAAACAACTACTGTCCTGTCTTCCATTGTGGAGATGTATGTGTGAGGTCACTAGACAAGCAAGAATAACAACTTGGTCAAGAAAGGACGGTTGATATTCCCTCTATGAAAGAAAAGGCAGCACCCAGCACTATTTGTACCACCAACCTGGACACCACCCTGGATCCCTTTCATTGCCTCTCCACCACAGGGCTTCCTGATCCGACTCCCTCCTTCCTATCTGGTATgatcctccctcgccatatGCCGACATGAGAGTGtgtgacggtgatgatgatgatgatgatgacggtgtGGTATTATGGAGTTGGCGGAACTTGCCGGAATCTAGTAAACCATACATTGGAGGCTCAGGAATGCACGTCGGAGTTTCTCTTGCTGACACTGTACTCTCGGCCCAGCCCGGAGATGGTTTCTCCGGCGTCACACACGGCAGCCGACCCACATCGTCGGCGACCATTCCGGTGGAATCTTCGGGCGTTGTGCCACAATCGCTCAGCTGGGTCTGCCATGATTTTACATCAAAAACGCACAGAGGTGGGTGCGCCGATCATCTGACGGCTCGTGAATCAGGACGGCGATGACTTGTGTTGTGCGGTGATGATTACGCCCCTCCCAATCGGAGTTTGAGCTTCccttcatcaaccatcacATTATTCCCGAATCCCTCTGTTGAGGCGAAATGTCGTTGAATCACCTACTCTCTTTGTGTGTCCGGCCGAGAGTTGCCCGGTATGTGACGTGGAACGTGTTGTCAATacaaccttgatggcccTTGACTCACATcggatgatgggatgatgagatgatgtAGAGCCTCCCTCATATACCTTGGCCCCAATCACGTGTGTATGAGACAACGTAAGCCCCCAAAATGCAGCCAGTTTTCCAGACCACATATACCAAAGTACCTTTACCATAGGCAAATCACCCTGCCGTGTCTCAACCGAGTACTCGGTGATTTTGTGAGTGAGCACGGACTCTATCATGTCGATTAAACCCTCCCTAGACCCCGAATTCAGGGTCGTCCACCACCTACCCATGACGAAAAAAATGTGACGGTAATGGAAGGGAACCAAAAACAGTTTGATCGATCGAGAGCGAGCAGGATGATGCAGTCAATTGTTGGCAGTCTGAGTGAGGTGCGTGTGGGCGGTGCCCCCCTTCATTTGTTCGGAGTCCGGACAAACTTGACACTGTGACAGTCACTTCAGCCAACAGACATCTCGTCGCCTTTTCCACACCCCAACAGCTGTCTCCTCCAAGACACCGCCTGCATCAACGTTACGGTCCGGCAATGCAATGCAATGCAATGCAGCTGGACTGAAGAAGCCCATCCAGGGCCCGCTCGGTGCCCACTTCTggtccccaccaccccaaaaagTTTTCCCTAGGGCAAACAAACCACACGCACACAATACAGCACGACACAGGGTGACAGGGACACACTTTTCTCCGACACAACCCCAAAATCCGCTCACAAAGTCATCAATCCAATCGGAACCATCCTCATCGGGTATGGTGTAGCGGTAACATAGTTGACTCTCACTTCTCAGAAGTGTCTattctctcaacagccccgggtTCGACTCCCGGTATCCGAGTCCCAACTTCTTTTTGCATTGTCTCTCTGGACAATGAGACACGGCACCGAGAGAATCATCTCGATTAATGATCGCGTCTTATATCGGAGACATAAATCAGGCCatatgttttttttgtttggcCGATTGTTGTCTAGCTGAATGTACATGGTGAGGTAGATGCACCGAGAAATGAAGAAAGAATTTCAAGAAAGAAGCCGTCTACCCAATGTCCGATCTGaccaagagaaaagaaacagaCCCCTGATCCCGTTCGGCGGGCCCAACAAAAGAAACTAATATGCATCCACCAAAAAACTGTCCAGCTTAGGAGTAAAGAACTCAAAGCTCTGCTGGTCAAAGACACACTGCaactcctcttcgtcctcactTTGCTGTTGCCCCTtacccttcccctttcctttccccctGCCCTTACCATCACTTCCATTGTTGCCGGCCCAAACAGGTCTCAGAGGAAACCCGCAaatcccctccttctctcccttcttctcaccaccctgcACAATCCCCTCCAGTCTCTCAAaatccttcccctcctccacccactccATCAAACTCTTCAGAACCTCTGTTGGCCACGCCGCGCTGTTGGGCTTAAACACCCCCAGAGGATCCACCGTCCCAGGATCGCAGTGCCCACCTCCAGGCACCAAAAACAGCTTGTTCCATTTCGACATCTCGGCGTAACCTTGCTGCACGCCCAAACCAGGGTACATCGTCTTCCTGACCTTGTCTTGATACATGGTTGATGAAACCGCCGGAATCGCAGCATCAGCCTCCCCATGCCAGAATATCATCTTTCCACCGTTGGACTTGAACGGCGTGAGATCCGGCCAGAGAGTATAGATGCCAGAAAGGTACTTGGCCATTGAATCGTTGACCCACTCGCGGACAATATCAGGGCTGACTTCATCCAGCGGCAAGGTAGGAGAGTAGACTTCCTTGATCAGCAAATTGACCACCGCCGGggagagagggttggggaacGGCTCGAGTTGGTTCgtggcggggttgaggaTTGTGACAGAGTCACCAAACTCCACTGAGGGAGCGAAGAATGGGTGGATgagcttgttgttggagtcgtACATGCCGCGCCAGGTCTCGGCTgccacggcggcggctttggcggAAACAGTGCCGGCGATGGGTGGCTGGCCAAGCTGGGGAACAGCGGAGCAGTTATAGGGGTTTCCAATCGAGGACGAGGCATTAAAGCGGGCGAAGCAGAGATCGGTGCGTGCGACTACGCCGTCGGTTTTGCCGTCGAGGGGGTCGCAGAAGGCAATAGCATCGGCGGTAATACGTGATAGCTCGCAAACAGAGGGAAAGTAGTTGAGCTTGCGCTGAGAAAGAGGGCCGTGGTAGTGGAAGATGGGATGACGGAACGCAGGAGAACCAACGGAAATTCCGTCAAAGGTCGTGCCGTATTTTTGGACTTGAGACATGCCTTCACGCCCACCTTCGGAGCAGCCATGGAAGTAGGAGTAAATCTTGGTCGAGTTGGAGGCGTTGTAAAACTTGCGGGTAAGCTCCTTGCCGAGAACAGTCATCTCGTGCATTGCCCTGTAGGAGTAGGCGATGAGGGCATCGTAGTTCATGGCGCCGTTGCCGTAGAGGATAACACGGCTGAGGTCGGAGTCGAAACCGCCGAAGCCGGCATCGGTCGTGATGGAGACAGCGCCATAGCTGAGACCAGTTGCGAGTCCTCGTGCGCCCAAAGTCATGGacagccctcctcctcctgtaGCCAGGAAACGCTTCTTGAACTGGGCGGGACTTGGAAGGTAGAGCCAGAGATTGACTCGGTCAGTAGGGCGGCCGACATGACGGTAGGCGAAAGTGACGTTGCAAAAGTCGCGACCGGTGGCGCCAGGATGGGTGCTGTCTGGTGGAGCAGTGAAGTTGGTGACAGGCTGGGCTGTGACAGAACCGGCGATTAGTTCGAGTCCTGGGAAGAAGTCTGGTGCCGGAAGAGACGATTCAACAAAAGCCGTGGTGCAGACATCCGGAAGGCTCGAACTGGATGTGGATGCTACAAGGCCAGCCACTGCCAAATATTTTAGAATTCCCATTGCGGCTCACGGTTGCTGCAAGTTGTCGAGCTGCCTGAAGAGGAAACAGCAACTCAGTCAAGGTGCATTATCTGGATATTTGTAGAACATCACGTTGGTATTCCCGAGGATGCCGGGATGCTTGGCAAACAAGTCAATGGCTTCAGATAGGGAGGAATTGACTGGAACTTTTCCATGACAACGTCATCAGACAAGGGAGCAACTAGGAGAGAAATTAAACAAGCGCTGCTTGATGCCGTACAACTATGTACCTTGTTGGTCTCTCTCCTGCAATGCGAAGTACGGGTTATACGAGATACGAGATGCGGCCTAGACAGGGATAGGCAAAGCCCCCACTTGGAAGCTGTCCCCACGCAGCACAACAcgcaccaacccccatttAGCCAGGATGGTGTAACCCCACCTCTCCTGCTTCATGTTGAAAGGATCTTGTAGCACGCTGAGTTGGCATGAAAAATTGAAGGAGCTGAAAGCTAGTAGGTTGTTGATCCATCGAGGCTATGCGTCGAGAAACGAAATGAATGTAATGTGAGAAGTTGACAAAGCACCATACAAACAACACCATTTtcaagacgaggatgcccCCCTTGCGATACCACCACCTTCAGATTTCATGCTCAACCCCAGAAACACCACAAGAACAGCTGAATAGGTAGCTGTGGCCCCCAGCGCCGTGACATTGGAAGTTTGCTTCGAAAAACCCACCACGACGGCAAATATGAGAACCGAAACCCCCGTGACAATGAGACAACGCAAGATCCCGGGAAAGAGAACCATGATGACAATCGAAACGATAACAAGCGCCCCTCCACAAAGCGCCAAGATGAAACACACGAGAGAATCGACCAAGAACGAGACTTCTTTGGGTGGTCTTTTGGAAACACAGTCGACCCACTTTCGGCGTCGTTCAGCTTCGGTGTATGTCACTCTAACAGGCAAGACTTTGCCTACTagcctcaccaacaacctccggAATGTGCTGTCTTTGCGGTTGGATTGATCTTCCTCCATCGACTTCCAGTCCGAGGAATTATGACCGAGGTCATAGCCAAATTCGTTTTCGAATTGATTCCTCAGTGTGTTCATCTTTGCCAACCCGTCGGGAGATATGGATTACACTCCACCAATGATTGTCTTCTTGCTGGAAATGTACTCGTAGTTACGGATGGCATCGGCTGCGAATTGCAAATAAGTGTGTTAGCACTCCTTCTCGTCATGAGATCTCGAGGCATAATTCCACGTGTTCTCGACGAAGGGCTCAAATTCGTGTGGCTTGGTGTCATTCGAAACTTGCACTGGCTGTGTCTCTTTGGTCTCGATTGTTGAGTTCACGGTTTGTCGAGCAGTTTCACTCGCTACAGACTCATAGGCCTTGCCAATACTGTAGCGCAGTGATTCTCCCAAAGCATCCTGGGTGAGGTTACCTATCTGGTAACGTGGTCTTGCACCATCAGAATGAGTAAATCCGGTTGGAAAGGATTCATCTAGCTCGGACTGGTTTATTCCTGCTTTGTGCGTCGGCCACGGAAGTGGAGTAGTAAGGATGCCAGGGACTGACCGTAACGCCCGCTGGATCGAGCTTCCGATATGACAACGTAGCCTCCCTTCCAGAGATTTGAGAAAGACTTTGGTGAATGTTTCGGAATCGTTTTGGGTGGGTGAGTCGTGTAAAGCAATCTCGAGCTTTTCGTTGGCCTGTTGGGTCAACTGTTCTACCAACTGTATCATGTGCGAATGTCCCATTTCTCGTTCGAGCGCAAAATCAAGCGAATTCTTGTCAAGTTTTGGCCTCTGACTGTTGCCTACTCTCTGCGTGGGTCTTTGAAGCTTGAGACAGAAGTCTTTCACACACCTGGTCTAGAAAGAGAGGATCGGACATCGGGTCCAGTGTCCATGGTGCCTTGGGTTTACAAATGTTACGGTCTCTAAACTGGAGGAAATGGAAACGGTGGTGGAAGAGCTGAAGGTGAAGTTGACTTGGCTTTTGATGAGCTCAACAGTGAATGTTCTGAACGGAGTTGAGTTGAGAACGAGGCAGGCGACCTGAAAGCACGTGCCACGCTTGCGGCTGGACGCCTGTTCGAGTTGCCCGGACCAATCAATCGTTTGACCTGGAGTCTCTATATACCTTTCATGTTAAATTTCCCTAAGCTGAGCCATCGAGGTGAGGTGGAAAAGGAAGGCTGGGAAGCTGTACCAGAGAATGTTTGATCAAATGGATCGTTCACCCGTCTTCCCAGTCATTCCTTCAACGTCTTAGCAACCAGAATTTGGATATCAGGTAAAGTGTCATTTTTCTTGCCTGTTGACTAACCAATGATCAAGGTCCTCGGGTACTTGGAGGAACTCGATTCGCTGTTTGCTGAAAAGATGAAGCGTGCCGCATATGCAGCTATCCACGAGTCAGAAGGAGCTTGATGGGCCTCAGTGCTGCTACCTAAAGGGTATGCTTTTTACACGACATACCCCGCACTCTCTTCATTTTTTCCCCTGCCACTGCTAACCCGTGAGCCCATCTCCGTTGCCCAAGAGTCTCGAGATATCCTTGAGTGTGAACATGCCTCGACAAACAACCCAGCTCCCCTTGCGCCCAGCTGGCCCGCAGGCAGCGAAGAAGCCCTGTGTATTCTTTACCCAAGGACGCTGTCGGAATGGGAGCACCTGCTCATTTTTCCATGATCCAGTGTTTGTCAAGGTGGCTTGTGCCGGATCAACTTCCACTGCCGATCAAGATGACAAAGCTCCAACATCCAAGATCACTTGCCACTTCTACCTGAAAGGAGCCTGTTTGAAGGGGGACACTTGCTCCTTTGCTCACCCTGAATCTCACAGACCACCACCTGTGGTGGATACCAAAGAGTCTTTAACTGATGACACAGTTGGTCCAGAGAAGGTAACAATGATGTACTTTATATGCCGGGAAAATCAGCTAATAATCTGAAGGATGAACCTGAAGACAGACCCGATGACTGGATGCGCCAGCTTGGTGGAGCTGTCATACAGTTCGGACACGGCGCCGCCGTCTTGAAGGCATCTCTCCAGTCAGACTTCTCCGCGGTCCGCATCAGTCAGCTGCCGGAAACGAGTACCCTGGGTCAAATCTTCCAAGCTCTCCGCCAGCTCGGATTCGCCGTCTCCCCTGATGAAATACGCTTCGTACCGAGCCCTGATCCAACCCATCGTATCGCTGATGTCCGCGTGGAGGATCCCGCCTTTGCGAGACGGCTCATGAGCGCTGTAGAAGACTGCCAAAGAT
It encodes the following:
- a CDS encoding uncharacterized protein (EggNog:ENOG503P3BR; CAZy:CE3; COG:O), coding for MSRWLTTRLKRRVGMGDVESTIYENEARCNESSFGLLTFELIISDKVLRINIAVLFADPGYLPPGKQSIAIPPRAVLSPLPLFNHPNPTNRPPFTMKPSTITALLLPCVLSLSLPRQSHKTVRWMPLGDSITDYGCWRAWIYLRLQNDPDLYDSVDLVGSERAGEICDDSEFDRDHEGHPGFPAIQMANEGRVSEWLAMNPADVVTMHLGTVDIVRGKPRTEDLLRAYSTLVEQMRGRNPNMRIIVAQIIPLGLSAEKNEQVKDLNKAIPAWAASQNTTSSPIWVVDLFTGFDAEVDLYDGIHASSSGIQKIADGFYPALLTAIRYVQMSRGGAEFSVL
- a CDS encoding uncharacterized protein (COG:S; EggNog:ENOG503P0IQ), which codes for MEDRTVVVYGEKDWKKDEIIETRIDLSYPVSPTDSDLSSLPSPLKEKADLEAQTTPEEESLRKRLGFIRYTALNVYRRLFTLAFIGNIIPLIIYLVRGAEPLDLVNASAINLAVCGLCRQPLVLNLLYLIFGSVPRSAPTTIKRLACRIFHLGGVHSGTGVASLIWYIGFAVTYTYQFNPATANPISIAVLALIYSVFALLLSIIVVAHPTIRRKHHDVFELVHRFANWGILALFWVVISLLGTQEPSLEKFLLNLPAFWILILLTAATIHPWLLLRKVTVTPEPLSPHAIRLHFDHTTVKFGQGIQVAKHPLKDWHSFACFPDRFDNVKDTALENTKFSCIVSRVGDWTKDTIVAQPTKLWKRGVPTYGFGYVFRMFSRIIVVTTGSGIGPCLSFLADENRPSMRVLWQTRSPLKTYGQRTLDLVSRMDQNPVIIDTSEKGKREEMLPQVLRLIKEFDAEAVCVISNPAVTKEVVFGLEMRGVLAYGPIFDS
- a CDS encoding uncharacterized protein (COG:G; EggNog:ENOG503P1B0), encoding MGILKYLAVAGLVASTSSSSLPDVCTTAFVESSLPAPDFFPGLELIAGSVTAQPVTNFTAPPDSTHPGATGRDFCNVTFAYRHVGRPTDRVNLWLYLPSPAQFKKRFLATGGGGLSMTLGARGLATGLSYGAVSITTDAGFGGFDSDLSRVILYGNGAMNYDALIAYSYRAMHEMTVLGKELTRKFYNASNSTKIYSYFHGCSEGGREGMSQVQKYGTTFDGISVGSPAFRHPIFHYHGPLSQRKLNYFPSVCELSRITADAIAFCDPLDGKTDGVVARTDLCFARFNASSSIGNPYNCSAVPQLGQPPIAGTVSAKAAAVAAETWRGMYDSNNKLIHPFFAPSVEFGDSVTILNPATNQLEPFPNPLSPAVVNLLIKEVYSPTLPLDEVSPDIVREWVNDSMAKYLSGIYTLWPDLTPFKSNGGKMIFWHGEADAAIPAVSSTMYQDKVRKTMYPGLGVQQGYAEMSKWNKLFLVPGGGHCDPGTVDPLGVFKPNSAAWPTEVLKSLMEWVEEGKDFERLEGIVQGGEKKGEKEGICGFPLRPVWAGNNGSDGKGRGKGKGKGKGQQQSEDEEELQCVFDQQSFEFFTPKLDSFLVDAY
- a CDS encoding uncharacterized protein (EggNog:ENOG503P0GK), translating into MDTGPDVRSSLSRPGNSQRPKLDKNSLDFALEREMGHSHMIQLVEQLTQQANEKLEIALHDSPTQNDSETFTKVFLKSLEGRLRCHIGSSIQRALRSVPGILTTPLPWPTHKAGINQSELDESFPTGFTHSDGARPRYQIGNLTQDALGESLRYSIGKAYESVASETARQTVNSTIETKETQPVQVSNDTKPHEFEPFVENTWNYASRSHDEKEC